One Thioclava sp. ES.031 genomic window, CGCGTATCTTGCGGTCGAGCGCGGAGAGCGGCTCGTCGAGCAGCAAAACCTTGGGCTTCAGGATCAGCGCGCGGGCCAGTGCGACGCGCTGGCGCTGCCCGCCCGAGAGCGCATGGGCCGCGCGGGCGCCGTAGCCGGAAAGCCCCACCATCTCGAGCGATTCCTCGACCAGCTTGGCCTTCTCCGATTTCGAGCGCGGATCGCGGCGCAGGCCGAAGCCCACATTCTCGGCCACGCTCAGATGCGGGAAGATCGCGTAGGACTGGAACACCATGTTCGTGGGGCGCTTGTTCGGCGGCACGCCCACCATCGTCTTGCCGTCGATCAGCACCGCGCCTTCCGAAATCTCCTCGAACCCCGCGATGGTGCGCAGCAGCGTGGTCTTGCCACAGCCCGACGGACCGAGAAGCGAGAAGAACTCGCCCGCGCGGATCTCGGCGGTGATGCCGCGCAATGCGTGATAATCGCCGTAATATTTATGAACGTCCTGAAAGGCGATCATCGGTTTATCGGTCACAGGAAACCTCCGGTATCCTTGGCGCCGGTCCGTTTGACCCCGCGCCGGCGGAAGAATTCGGCCACGCTCAGAAGCAGGATCGAGGCCGCGACGAGGCAGGTGCCAAGCGCCATGATGACCGGGATCGCTGACGGGAAACGCAGCTGGGAAAAGATATAGGTGGGCAGCGTGGGCTGGTTGCCCGCGAGGAAGAAGGCCACGATGAACTCGTCCAGAGAGATCGTGAAGGAGATCAGGAAGGCCGAGATGATGCCCGGCATCACCAGCGGCAGCACGATCAGGCGGAAGGTGGACATCCGCGTCTCGCCTAGATCGACCGCCGCTTCTTCCAGCGACTGATCCAGCGTCGCGAAAGCCGTTTGCAGCACCGCGATCGCATAGGGCAGCGAGATGATCACGTGGCCCAAGATCACCGTCGCGATCGACAGGTTCACCTTCAGCACTTCGAGCATCACCAAGAGCAGCGACATCCCCATCAGGATATCGGGCAGCACCATCGGCAGCAGGATCAGCCCCATGATCCCGCCCTTGCCCTTGAAGCGATAGCGCGTCGAGGCACGCGCGGCGAAGACCGCGAGGATCGTGGCGCCGGCGGAAGAGGTCAGCGCGATGATCAGCGAATTCGACAGCGCGTGGCGCAGCGTGTCGTTCTCGGCCATCTTCGCGAACCAGTCGGTCGTGAAGCCCTTCAGCGGAAAGGCGATGATCGTGCCGTCATTGAAGGCAAACAGCGGCAGCAGGAAGATCGGCGCATAGAGGAAGATCAGGTAAGCGATCGCGTAGATCTTGAGGGACGGGATTTTCATGCGCGGCTCACTTTCCGGCCTTCAGGAAACGGCGGTTGAGCCAGAGGAACACCAGAGACAGCGCGGCGACCACAAGAAGCGAACTGACCGCGATGGCCGAGCCCATGGGCCGGTTGTCCAGGGGCAGCATCTGCGCCTGAATGAGGTTCGCGACCATCGGCATCTTGCCGCC contains:
- a CDS encoding ABC transporter permease encodes the protein MKIPSLKIYAIAYLIFLYAPIFLLPLFAFNDGTIIAFPLKGFTTDWFAKMAENDTLRHALSNSLIIALTSSAGATILAVFAARASTRYRFKGKGGIMGLILLPMVLPDILMGMSLLLVMLEVLKVNLSIATVILGHVIISLPYAIAVLQTAFATLDQSLEEAAVDLGETRMSTFRLIVLPLVMPGIISAFLISFTISLDEFIVAFFLAGNQPTLPTYIFSQLRFPSAIPVIMALGTCLVAASILLLSVAEFFRRRGVKRTGAKDTGGFL